One segment of Synergistota bacterium DNA contains the following:
- a CDS encoding Veg family protein: MQKSLNDIRKIIEAHLGEEVKVRANKGRRRVEERYGIIKETYPCLFTVKVIGVGHIVSYSYAELLTKEVEVELCSTRQKLL; encoded by the coding sequence GTGCAAAAATCTCTCAATGACATAAGAAAGATAATAGAAGCTCATCTTGGGGAGGAGGTGAAGGTAAGGGCTAATAAAGGAAGGAGACGAGTTGAGGAAAGATATGGAATAATAAAAGAAACATACCCCTGCCTCTTTACCGTTAAAGTTATCGGTGTTGGGCATATCGTTTCCTATAGTTATGCTGAGCTTCTGACAAAGGAGGTAGAGGTCGAGCTCTGTTCCACGCGCCAGAAACTGCTATAA
- a CDS encoding bL21 family ribosomal protein, which translates to MVKGVRGEMVYAIIEMGGKQYAVERGSIVEIEKVDVPEGETLKIDKV; encoded by the coding sequence ATGGTAAAGGGGGTAAGGGGAGAGATGGTTTACGCTATCATTGAGATGGGCGGGAAACAATACGCGGTTGAAAGAGGTAGCATAGTCGAGATTGAAAAAGTCGATGTTCCGGAGGGGGAGACGTTAAAGATTGATAAGGTT
- a CDS encoding DUF1850 domain-containing protein, whose protein sequence is MRELRNTIGRKEWLSRKALLYLLIIVIPFLSLSAGKKRVLIPLSDGEKVFYSYIHSYALFPVEDCWVFKGGKFYLFSESVLTGGAGNPSGDEGKYVLDRKGRMIFYDIWRELPDPVYIRVSGRYKNAISVKGKVYNLPGIFGDGVIRVSLIYMGW, encoded by the coding sequence ATGAGGGAGCTAAGAAATACTATCGGCAGAAAGGAATGGTTAAGTAGAAAGGCGCTACTGTATCTTCTAATAATTGTAATACCCTTCCTTTCTCTCTCCGCGGGAAAAAAAAGGGTACTTATCCCGTTAAGTGATGGAGAAAAGGTTTTTTATTCTTATATTCACTCTTATGCGTTGTTTCCCGTTGAGGATTGCTGGGTATTTAAAGGGGGAAAATTTTACCTTTTTAGCGAAAGTGTTCTTACAGGGGGAGCGGGAAATCCATCTGGAGATGAAGGTAAATATGTTCTTGATAGAAAAGGGCGTATGATCTTTTATGATATTTGGCGAGAGCTTCCAGATCCCGTTTACATCAGAGTGAGTGGTAGATATAAAAATGCTATATCGGTTAAAGGGAAGGTGTATAACCTTCCCGGGATTTTTGGAGATGGGGTAATAAGGGTTAGCTTGATTTACATGGGGTGGTAG
- a CDS encoding phospholipase D family protein, giving the protein MKIKRAFLIVVILSLLFCGAANSLVIEVYFSPNGGCADRIVSLLDSAKSFIDVAMFSFTSRELARALIRAHERGVRVRVLLDRHQAEERFSKGRYLAKRGIFVVYDRMPGLMHNKFCVIDSKIVITGSYNWTASAEKRNQENLVIIHDSKIARIFERRMEYLLKLNVPWWKRLLQGS; this is encoded by the coding sequence ATGAAGATAAAGAGAGCTTTCCTTATAGTGGTTATCCTTTCCCTGTTATTTTGTGGAGCAGCTAATTCCTTAGTCATAGAGGTTTATTTTAGCCCTAATGGTGGATGTGCGGATAGGATAGTAAGTCTGTTGGATTCCGCTAAGAGTTTTATAGATGTAGCGATGTTTTCCTTTACGAGTCGCGAGCTCGCGAGAGCCCTCATCAGAGCGCATGAGAGGGGAGTGAGGGTTAGAGTTCTCCTAGATAGGCATCAGGCAGAGGAGAGGTTTTCAAAGGGAAGATACCTCGCAAAGAGAGGTATCTTCGTTGTTTATGATAGAATGCCAGGTTTAATGCATAACAAGTTTTGTGTGATCGATAGCAAAATAGTTATAACGGGAAGTTATAACTGGACTGCAAGTGCTGAAAAAAGGAATCAAGAGAACCTGGTTATAATACATGATTCGAAAATAGCCAGGATTTTTGAAAGGAGAATGGAGTACCTGCTCAAGCTTAATGTGCCGTGGTGGAAAAGATTACTTCAAGGATCTTGA
- a CDS encoding DUF501 domain-containing protein, protein MCRGGKDYFKDLEIVRYQLKRKISGFLGVAKRCRWGYPQVIKCFPMLGGKPFPTLYWLTCPFLREGISVLESLGKIEDFHNLVLSDLELRRALKLAHKRYAEERFSLLGKGIKRYLSEKWPSYIQVIRESGIGGVGKPNGIKCLHAHFAYWLAGGETPIGKLVEKCLGNLECLDSPKCAMIEFRLQSRYNGKGGKGRDGLRYH, encoded by the coding sequence ATGTGCCGTGGTGGAAAAGATTACTTCAAGGATCTTGAAATAGTCAGGTATCAGCTTAAAAGGAAAATAAGCGGTTTCTTAGGCGTTGCTAAAAGATGTAGGTGGGGATATCCACAGGTTATAAAATGCTTTCCAATGCTCGGTGGAAAGCCTTTTCCTACGCTTTACTGGTTGACATGCCCTTTTCTAAGGGAAGGCATTAGTGTGCTTGAGAGCCTCGGTAAAATAGAAGATTTTCATAATCTTGTGCTTTCAGATCTTGAGCTAAGGAGAGCTCTCAAGCTGGCGCACAAGCGATATGCTGAGGAAAGATTTTCCTTGTTAGGGAAAGGAATAAAACGCTATTTGAGTGAAAAATGGCCCTCATATATTCAGGTGATAAGGGAAAGTGGAATAGGTGGGGTAGGCAAGCCAAATGGCATAAAGTGTCTGCATGCACATTTTGCTTATTGGCTTGCGGGAGGAGAAACGCCGATAGGGAAACTTGTTGAAAAATGCTTGGGAAACCTTGAATGCCTTGACAGCCCGAAATGTGCTATGATAGAATTCCGCTTGCAGTCTCGGTATAATGGTAAAGGGGGTAAGGGGAGAGATGGTTTACGCTATCATTGA
- the ispE gene encoding 4-(cytidine 5'-diphospho)-2-C-methyl-D-erythritol kinase — MFHAPETAIKEKAFAKINLGLWVLGRRKDGYHEIVTFMHEISLSDDIVLWMSKESDVIVVGESIKDENIVKRAISILNQSLGIEGGVKVLLKKRIPLSAGLGGGSSDAAAVIRGVLKLYNVALKERDILMLASRVGSDVPFFIKGGFSLVMGRGERIERLSFSLNTDVRVILAVPWYGLKTADVYSWFKPPYSEMPDIGLILSAFKEGNWSLLKRILRNDLEKVVFSRYPDLAEVKNIFEKKGALFSSMSGSGSTVFGIFEGKSERPDLIKTLHSRGYKVILTSFREAS, encoded by the coding sequence CTGTTCCACGCGCCAGAAACTGCTATAAAAGAGAAGGCATTTGCTAAGATAAACCTTGGATTATGGGTACTTGGAAGAAGAAAAGATGGTTATCATGAGATAGTCACTTTTATGCATGAGATATCTTTAAGCGATGACATAGTCCTCTGGATGTCTAAGGAAAGCGATGTAATCGTTGTTGGGGAATCAATTAAGGATGAAAATATCGTTAAGCGGGCGATTTCGATTTTAAATCAGAGCTTGGGCATAGAAGGTGGGGTTAAAGTTCTGCTGAAGAAGAGGATACCTTTGTCCGCAGGGTTGGGAGGCGGAAGCTCAGATGCAGCTGCTGTTATAAGAGGAGTTCTTAAGCTTTATAATGTTGCGCTTAAAGAGAGAGATATTTTAATGTTAGCTTCGCGGGTTGGTAGCGATGTCCCCTTTTTTATAAAAGGAGGCTTTTCTCTCGTTATGGGGCGTGGGGAGAGGATAGAGAGGTTGTCTTTTTCACTGAATACGGATGTGCGGGTTATTCTTGCAGTTCCATGGTATGGTTTAAAAACGGCAGATGTATATTCGTGGTTTAAGCCTCCTTATTCAGAAATGCCAGATATAGGGCTGATACTTTCTGCCTTTAAAGAAGGGAATTGGAGTCTGTTAAAGCGAATTTTAAGAAATGATCTTGAAAAAGTGGTTTTTTCGCGCTATCCGGATCTTGCGGAAGTTAAGAATATTTTTGAAAAGAAAGGAGCACTCTTTTCGTCGATGTCAGGTAGCGGTTCAACCGTTTTTGGAATCTTCGAGGGAAAGAGCGAGAGGCCTGATCTGATAAAAACTCTGCATAGTAGAGGATATAAAGTTATTTTGACCTCCTTCAGGGAGGCGAGTTAA